The following are from one region of the Phycisphaerales bacterium genome:
- the ileS gene encoding isoleucine--tRNA ligase gives MTGSTQSKADKNKYRQSLNLPETAFPMRAGLVNNEPASVERWQKAGIYQKLREQREDAPDFAFHDGPPYANGSIHLGHLTNKTLKDFVVRSQTMMGKDCPFVPGWDCHGLPIEHKVMGELVKSKKIKDLDGLDVWERRAQVRAECEQYAKKYVELQSGQMIRLLTMADYEHPYLTIQPQFEKAVTEVLADLCERGLVYRALKPVHWSIANETALAEAELEYMDREDISVYVDFEAADKEKVYDAFGIPDAERPGQTPSFMIWTTTPWTLPANLAVAVGAKFEYVLARIDGNLTVVAEALLDTVAKMGKAEDVHVLARTTGASLVGLKYRHPFLQYTPKGQGVECEDKCWTIYEAEYVTLEDGTGLVHTAPGHGAEDYDTGKRVGLPVYCPVQGNGTYDDTTPEWLAGEHIWKANEAITERLRESGHLFHSAKFMHSYPHDWRSKTPVIFRSTEQWFVSIDGQFTVGGDEKKSLRERSLHWVDASNPESVNFHPAWARNRLKGMLDSRPDWCISRQRAWGLPIPAFHTEDGTVVFTPALVREMARVFGERGSDAWFTESPSELLANWNPADDADLPSELKGVSKSELRKGEDILDVWFESGATWNAVMRHRLGVFPSELYLEGSDQHRGWFQSSLACSLGSMGRPPYKAVVTHGFMVDKDGQKLSKSRGDTIEALFTKYGCDVLRWWVASLSYENDAKVDDEFFAIAGEAYRKVRNTLRFMLGNLGDFEPGDGVDLKSIEPTSIDAWALSQFDALTSDVLAAYEKYEFRVAHAKLYAFCNDSMSAVYLAAIKDRLYCDKPDNARRRRTQTVLRHVTDGLCRLLAPILPHTADEAFRALRRVGEDDVDTCVHLETVLPASGVSADERWAKVMDLRDDALAAIEQARGPAEKGGKDIDNPLDAWVALPNADGLLDGFDPVDLADLLGVSKVEVGSAEIAVTDHGSDPRCERSWKRDGTVKERSDGGMLSDRDAEALGVA, from the coding sequence ATGACCGGATCGACCCAGTCCAAGGCCGACAAGAACAAGTACCGCCAGAGCCTGAACCTGCCCGAGACCGCCTTCCCCATGCGGGCGGGCCTGGTCAACAACGAGCCGGCCAGCGTGGAGCGGTGGCAGAAGGCGGGCATCTACCAGAAGCTTCGCGAGCAGCGCGAGGATGCCCCGGACTTCGCGTTCCACGATGGTCCGCCCTACGCCAACGGCTCGATCCACCTGGGCCACCTGACCAACAAGACGCTCAAGGACTTCGTGGTCCGCAGCCAGACCATGATGGGCAAGGACTGCCCCTTCGTGCCCGGGTGGGACTGCCACGGCCTGCCCATCGAGCACAAGGTGATGGGCGAGCTGGTCAAGAGCAAGAAGATCAAGGACTTGGACGGGCTCGACGTCTGGGAGCGCCGCGCGCAGGTGCGGGCCGAGTGCGAGCAGTACGCGAAGAAGTACGTCGAATTGCAGAGCGGGCAGATGATCCGCCTGCTGACGATGGCCGACTACGAGCACCCCTACCTGACCATCCAGCCGCAGTTCGAGAAGGCCGTGACCGAGGTGTTGGCGGACTTGTGCGAGCGCGGGCTGGTGTACCGGGCGCTCAAGCCCGTGCACTGGTCGATCGCCAACGAGACGGCCCTGGCCGAGGCCGAGCTGGAATACATGGACCGCGAGGACATCTCGGTCTACGTCGACTTCGAGGCCGCGGATAAAGAGAAGGTCTACGACGCCTTCGGCATCCCCGACGCCGAGCGTCCGGGCCAGACCCCCAGCTTCATGATCTGGACGACCACGCCCTGGACGCTGCCGGCGAACCTGGCCGTCGCGGTGGGGGCGAAGTTCGAGTACGTGCTTGCGCGCATCGATGGCAATCTCACCGTCGTCGCCGAGGCGTTGCTCGACACGGTCGCCAAGATGGGCAAGGCCGAGGACGTGCACGTGCTGGCAAGGACGACCGGCGCCTCGCTGGTGGGGCTCAAGTACCGCCACCCGTTCCTCCAGTACACGCCCAAGGGCCAGGGCGTCGAGTGCGAGGACAAGTGCTGGACGATCTACGAGGCCGAGTACGTCACGCTCGAGGACGGCACCGGCCTGGTGCACACCGCGCCCGGCCACGGCGCCGAGGACTATGACACGGGCAAGCGCGTGGGGCTGCCGGTCTACTGCCCCGTGCAGGGCAACGGCACCTACGACGACACGACGCCCGAGTGGCTCGCGGGCGAGCACATCTGGAAGGCCAACGAGGCGATCACCGAGCGCTTGCGCGAGAGCGGGCACCTGTTCCACAGCGCCAAATTCATGCACAGCTACCCGCACGACTGGCGGAGCAAGACGCCGGTGATCTTCCGCAGCACCGAGCAGTGGTTCGTGAGCATCGATGGTCAGTTCACGGTGGGCGGCGACGAAAAGAAGTCCCTGCGCGAGCGCTCGCTGCACTGGGTCGACGCGAGCAATCCTGAGAGCGTCAACTTCCACCCCGCCTGGGCGCGCAACCGGTTGAAGGGCATGCTCGACAGCCGGCCGGACTGGTGCATCAGCCGCCAGCGCGCGTGGGGGCTGCCCATCCCCGCCTTCCATACCGAGGACGGCACGGTCGTGTTTACGCCCGCACTCGTCCGCGAGATGGCGCGCGTGTTTGGCGAGCGCGGTAGCGACGCGTGGTTTACCGAGAGCCCCAGCGAACTGCTGGCAAACTGGAACCCGGCCGACGATGCCGACCTGCCGAGCGAGCTCAAGGGCGTCAGCAAGAGCGAGCTGCGCAAGGGCGAGGACATCCTGGACGTCTGGTTCGAGAGTGGCGCGACGTGGAACGCCGTGATGCGCCACCGCCTGGGCGTCTTCCCCAGCGAGTTGTACCTCGAGGGCAGCGACCAGCACCGTGGCTGGTTCCAGTCGAGCCTCGCTTGCTCGCTGGGGTCGATGGGTCGGCCGCCCTACAAGGCCGTGGTGACGCACGGCTTCATGGTCGACAAGGACGGCCAGAAGCTCAGCAAGAGCCGCGGCGATACCATCGAGGCGCTGTTCACCAAGTATGGCTGCGACGTGCTGCGGTGGTGGGTGGCCTCGCTGAGCTACGAGAACGACGCCAAGGTCGACGACGAGTTCTTCGCGATCGCGGGCGAGGCGTACCGCAAGGTGCGCAACACGCTCCGCTTCATGCTGGGCAACCTGGGCGACTTCGAGCCGGGAGACGGGGTTGACCTCAAGAGCATCGAGCCCACCAGCATCGACGCATGGGCACTATCGCAGTTCGATGCGCTCACCAGCGATGTGCTGGCGGCCTACGAGAAGTACGAGTTCCGCGTGGCGCACGCGAAGCTCTATGCGTTCTGCAACGACTCGATGAGCGCGGTATACCTGGCGGCCATCAAGGACCGGTTGTATTGCGACAAGCCGGACAACGCCCGCCGCCGGCGCACGCAGACGGTGCTACGCCACGTCACCGACGGGCTGTGCCGCCTGCTGGCGCCCATCCTGCCCCACACCGCAGACGAGGCCTTCCGGGCCCTGCGACGCGTGGGTGAGGACGACGTAGATACCTGCGTGCACCTGGAGACCGTGCTGCCCGCCAGCGGCGTGTCGGCCGATGAGCGGTGGGCCAAGGTCATGGATCTGCGCGATGATGCCTTGGCCGCCATCGAGCAGGCCCGCGGCCCGGCGGAGAAGGGCGGCAAGGACATCGACAACCCGCTGGACGCATGGGTAGCTCTGCCCAATGCCGACGGGCTGCTGGACGGCTTCGATCCGGTCGATCTGGCCGACCTGCTGGGCGTGAGCAAGGTGGAGGTGGGCTCGGCCGAGATCGCCGTGACCGACCATGGCTCCGACCCGCGCTGCGAGCGATCTTGGAAGCGCGACGGCACGGTGAAGGAGCGGTCCGACGGCGGGATGCTCAGCGACCGCGATGCCGAGGCGTTGGGCGTCGCCTGA
- a CDS encoding linear amide C-N hydrolase, translating to MTRSLLALAAIAIALTIASPAHTCSRVLWVTKGQGALVGRNMDWFEDIKSNMWLLPRGIERNGMGSGPVARADANPLTWTSRYGSVIITAYDAGTADGVNEAGLAGHMLYLPETSVPERDAGTPGLCMSMWVQYYLDNFATVAEAIAHTRQHPYQLRMAVEPTSGKPATVHIALNDATGDSAILECIDGELTIYHDRAHTVMTNQPTFDKQLENLRQYRGFGGDRRLPGTHEPADRFVRGAYYSKNLPEPTSEREAVAALMSVMRNTSAPFGVADPDRPNVSTTVWRTITDLSRRVIYFDSVFSPQVFWVDLRKLDFGEGSGVRKLTLVDRYDHHGDSSRAFEPAAMFDFLGPEG from the coding sequence ATGACACGCAGCCTGCTCGCCCTGGCCGCCATCGCCATCGCGCTTACCATCGCGAGCCCGGCCCACACCTGCTCGCGGGTGCTCTGGGTCACCAAGGGCCAGGGCGCCCTGGTGGGGCGCAACATGGACTGGTTCGAGGACATCAAGAGCAACATGTGGCTGCTGCCCCGCGGCATCGAGCGCAACGGCATGGGCAGCGGCCCCGTCGCCCGGGCCGACGCCAACCCCCTCACCTGGACCAGCCGCTACGGCTCGGTCATCATCACCGCCTACGACGCGGGCACGGCCGACGGGGTCAACGAGGCGGGGCTGGCCGGGCACATGTTATATCTGCCCGAGACCAGCGTGCCCGAGCGCGACGCCGGCACCCCCGGCCTGTGCATGTCGATGTGGGTGCAATATTATCTTGATAACTTCGCGACCGTCGCCGAGGCCATCGCCCACACGCGCCAGCACCCCTACCAGCTGCGCATGGCCGTCGAGCCCACCAGCGGCAAGCCGGCCACCGTGCATATCGCTCTGAACGACGCCACCGGCGACTCGGCCATCCTCGAGTGCATCGACGGCGAGCTGACCATCTACCACGACCGGGCCCACACGGTCATGACCAACCAGCCCACCTTCGACAAGCAGCTCGAGAACTTACGCCAGTACCGCGGCTTCGGCGGCGACAGGCGGCTGCCGGGCACCCACGAGCCGGCCGATCGCTTCGTCCGCGGCGCGTATTACAGCAAGAACCTGCCCGAGCCGACCAGCGAGCGCGAGGCCGTGGCCGCCCTGATGAGCGTGATGCGCAACACCAGCGCCCCCTTCGGCGTGGCCGACCCCGATCGCCCCAACGTCTCGACGACCGTCTGGCGGACCATCACCGACCTCTCCCGCCGCGTCATCTACTTCGACTCGGTGTTCAGCCCGCAGGTCTTCTGGGTGGACCTCAGAAAGCTCGACTTCGGCGAGGGCTCGGGCGTCCGGAAGCTCACGCTTGTCGACCGCTACGACCACCACGGCGATTCGAGCCGGGCCTTCGAGCCCGCCGCCATGTTCGACTTCCTGGGGCCCGAGGGCTGA
- a CDS encoding NAD(P)/FAD-dependent oxidoreductase — protein MNTQDAHMSHSEPASTAGTPADIAILGAGAAGLMAAISAGRALRDSGRPGRIVLLDGSKNVGVKILVAGGGRCNVTHHAVDEKQYAGSSRNTIRKVLRAFGVADTVAFFEELGVALKREDTGKLFPTTDKARTVLDALLGEVDRLGVELMNPWRVASVEREGEGFTIHRAQAEGALHADRLILCTGGMALPRSGSDGGGYQFARALGHTITERVFPALVPLIVGPDSQWLTELSGVSCRAAIEVRAGTGKKLARFENDLLCTHFGLSGPGPMDASRYLTAARHGDRDAALFICWIDEPFERIDANLQGLGQRTPMGYVREHLPERLARALCERAGVDPATPGSQLTRDGRRALAHLLAATRVVVSGDRGFAHAEVTAGGVPLTEINPATMASRACENLWLAGEILDVDGRIGGFNFQWAWASGWLAGRNVLDAWLLQR, from the coding sequence ATGAACACCCAAGACGCCCACATGAGCCATTCTGAACCCGCGTCGACGGCCGGCACTCCCGCGGACATCGCCATCCTCGGCGCCGGCGCGGCCGGGCTGATGGCGGCCATCAGCGCGGGGCGAGCGCTGCGCGACTCGGGGCGGCCCGGGCGCATCGTCCTGCTCGATGGCTCGAAGAACGTGGGCGTCAAGATCCTCGTCGCCGGCGGGGGGCGGTGCAACGTGACGCACCACGCCGTCGACGAGAAGCAGTACGCCGGCTCGTCGCGCAACACCATCCGCAAGGTCCTCCGTGCCTTCGGCGTGGCCGACACCGTCGCGTTCTTCGAGGAACTGGGCGTTGCGCTCAAGCGCGAGGACACGGGCAAGCTCTTCCCCACCACCGACAAGGCCCGCACCGTGCTCGACGCCCTGCTGGGCGAGGTCGACCGCCTGGGCGTCGAGCTGATGAATCCCTGGCGCGTGGCCAGCGTCGAGCGCGAAGGTGAAGGCTTCACCATCCACCGCGCGCAAGCCGAGGGCGCGCTGCACGCCGACCGGCTCATCCTCTGCACCGGCGGCATGGCCCTGCCCCGCAGCGGCTCGGACGGCGGTGGCTACCAATTCGCCCGCGCGCTGGGGCACACCATCACCGAGCGCGTGTTCCCCGCCCTGGTGCCCTTGATCGTCGGGCCCGACTCGCAATGGCTCACCGAACTGAGCGGCGTGAGCTGCCGGGCGGCCATCGAGGTACGCGCCGGCACCGGCAAGAAGCTCGCCCGCTTCGAGAACGACCTGCTCTGCACACACTTCGGCCTCAGCGGCCCGGGGCCGATGGACGCCTCGCGCTACCTGACCGCCGCGCGCCACGGGGACCGCGACGCCGCCCTGTTCATCTGCTGGATCGACGAGCCCTTCGAGCGCATCGATGCAAACTTACAAGGCCTCGGCCAGCGCACGCCCATGGGCTACGTGCGCGAGCACCTGCCCGAGCGCTTGGCGCGGGCGCTGTGCGAGCGGGCGGGCGTCGATCCGGCGACCCCGGGCAGCCAGCTCACGCGCGACGGCCGGCGCGCCCTGGCCCACCTGCTGGCCGCCACGCGCGTGGTCGTCTCGGGCGACCGCGGCTTCGCCCACGCCGAGGTCACCGCCGGCGGCGTGCCGCTCACCGAGATCAACCCTGCCACGATGGCCAGCCGCGCGTGCGAGAATCTATGGCTTGCCGGCGAGATATTGGATGTCGACGGGCGGATCGGGGGGTTCAACTTCCAGTGGGCGTGGGCGAGCGGGTGGCTGGCGGGGCGAAATGTTCTCGATGCCTGGTTACTTCAGCGATGA
- a CDS encoding M50 family metallopeptidase: MTEFSERGQQSRNTLPTWVLAVFLVSATLTSWYTMMLVHEFGHVLGAWLSSGSVADIVWHPLKFSRTDLSRNPNPMFVVLAGPAVGSALPALIWLVLRTCRSRWHAFARGFAGFCLVANGAYLATAIVLPVGDTEDLVRLGAPSWLIALSGLMLLAGGLACWNGLRPQLQAKITSRVAIASVATFAVILVAMLAWSSLK, encoded by the coding sequence ATGACAGAATTCTCGGAGCGAGGCCAGCAATCCCGGAACACCTTGCCCACATGGGTGCTTGCCGTATTCCTCGTTTCGGCGACCCTCACTTCGTGGTACACGATGATGCTCGTGCACGAGTTCGGCCATGTGCTTGGCGCCTGGCTGAGTAGTGGAAGCGTCGCCGACATCGTGTGGCATCCGCTGAAGTTTTCGAGAACCGATCTCTCTCGAAACCCAAATCCGATGTTCGTCGTACTCGCCGGGCCAGCGGTTGGTTCCGCGTTGCCCGCCTTGATTTGGCTCGTGCTCCGAACCTGTCGCAGCAGGTGGCACGCCTTCGCCCGAGGCTTCGCGGGCTTCTGCTTGGTCGCGAATGGTGCGTATCTCGCGACCGCCATCGTCCTGCCGGTGGGCGATACCGAAGACCTCGTACGCCTCGGTGCGCCGTCCTGGCTCATCGCCCTCAGCGGGCTTATGCTGCTAGCTGGCGGGTTGGCGTGCTGGAACGGGCTTCGACCTCAACTTCAAGCAAAGATCACATCGCGCGTGGCCATCGCAAGCGTCGCGACATTTGCCGTCATCCTCGTCGCCATGCTCGCGTGGTCATCGCTGAAGTAA
- a CDS encoding VOC family protein, whose product MPDPFHLAFPVHDLAAARAFYGGLLGCPEGRSSDHWIDFDFFGHQIVAHLSHESRAAAPTNAVDGHDVPIPHFGVVLGMDAWKTLAEKLRRENVEFVIEPYVRFEGQPGEQATMFFRDPSGNALEFKAFSDRSKLFEK is encoded by the coding sequence ATGCCCGACCCGTTCCACCTTGCCTTCCCCGTGCACGACCTCGCAGCCGCCCGTGCGTTCTATGGCGGGCTGCTTGGTTGTCCAGAAGGCCGCAGCAGCGACCACTGGATCGACTTTGACTTCTTCGGCCACCAGATCGTGGCGCATCTCTCCCATGAATCGCGAGCGGCGGCCCCGACCAACGCCGTCGACGGCCACGACGTGCCCATCCCGCACTTTGGCGTGGTGCTGGGCATGGATGCATGGAAGACGCTGGCCGAGAAGCTGCGTCGCGAAAACGTCGAGTTCGTCATCGAGCCCTACGTGCGCTTCGAGGGCCAGCCGGGCGAGCAGGCGACGATGTTCTTCCGAGACCCTTCGGGCAACGCGCTGGAGTTCAAGGCGTTCTCGGATCGGTCGAAGCTGTTCGAGAAATAA
- a CDS encoding DUF885 family protein → MLHAIIAAIVLILADPASPDVDPSLPTMAGLIERYRADLGSVRRFHDAPMSTSALERGEAFHREWLERLDSVDFDALDVDGKAEHVLLREHVRFEIDQAEYEREQLAEIEPLVPFVEPIVGLLEARRRLEPLDQRKAAQTLDELAERIAEATGELEEAQGERDRVLARRAAIQLDRLAWGLRSWYNFYDGYDPLFSWWCEKPYDACSAALRTHSETLREKVAGIKGDEDPVIGDPVGRDVLLRMLEHEMIAYTPEQLIAIAEREYDWCLDQMLQASDELGFGKDWKAALEHVRDQHVPPGEQPAMIAEMAHEATAFIEDNGLITVPELCKKTWRMSMMSPARQQVSPYFLGGETIIVSYPTDSMEHADKLASMRGNNRHFSRAVVHHEVIPGHGLQRFMMERYRTHRDLFYTPFWMEGWALYWEMRLWDMDFAQGPEDRVGMLFWRMHRCARIIFSLRFHLGEITAEEAVDYLVENVGHLRRNATAEVRRSVNGDYPPLYQAAYMLGGLQFRALHEELVETGDMTEREFHDAVLRHNAIAVEALRAILRGEELGKDHAASWYFAGDIDLEGN, encoded by the coding sequence ATGCTGCACGCCATCATCGCCGCCATCGTTCTCATCCTTGCCGATCCCGCGTCGCCTGACGTTGACCCCAGCCTGCCCACCATGGCCGGGTTGATCGAGCGGTACCGGGCCGATCTGGGCAGCGTGCGAAGGTTCCATGATGCGCCGATGTCGACCTCGGCCCTGGAGCGCGGCGAGGCGTTCCATCGCGAATGGCTGGAGCGCCTGGATTCGGTCGACTTCGACGCGCTGGACGTGGATGGCAAGGCCGAGCACGTGCTGCTGCGCGAACACGTGCGGTTCGAGATCGATCAGGCCGAGTACGAGCGCGAGCAACTCGCCGAGATCGAGCCATTGGTGCCGTTCGTCGAGCCCATCGTGGGGCTGCTCGAAGCGCGCCGGCGGCTGGAGCCCCTGGACCAGCGCAAGGCGGCGCAGACGCTGGACGAGCTGGCCGAACGCATCGCGGAGGCGACAGGCGAGCTGGAAGAAGCCCAGGGCGAGCGCGACCGCGTGCTGGCGAGGCGGGCGGCCATCCAGCTCGACCGGCTCGCGTGGGGGTTGCGGTCCTGGTACAACTTCTATGACGGCTACGACCCGCTGTTCTCGTGGTGGTGCGAGAAGCCCTACGACGCGTGCTCGGCTGCGCTGCGAACGCACTCCGAGACCCTGCGCGAGAAGGTCGCGGGCATCAAGGGCGACGAGGATCCGGTCATCGGCGACCCGGTCGGCCGCGACGTGCTGCTGAGGATGCTCGAGCACGAGATGATCGCCTACACGCCCGAGCAACTCATCGCCATCGCCGAGCGCGAGTACGACTGGTGCCTCGACCAGATGCTGCAGGCTTCGGACGAATTGGGCTTCGGCAAGGACTGGAAGGCGGCCCTCGAGCACGTGCGCGACCAGCACGTGCCGCCGGGCGAGCAGCCGGCGATGATCGCCGAGATGGCCCACGAGGCGACGGCGTTCATCGAGGACAACGGCCTGATCACCGTGCCCGAGCTGTGCAAGAAGACGTGGCGGATGTCGATGATGTCGCCCGCGCGACAGCAGGTCAGCCCGTACTTCCTGGGTGGCGAGACCATCATCGTGTCGTACCCCACCGACTCGATGGAGCACGCCGACAAGCTTGCCAGCATGCGCGGCAACAACCGGCACTTTTCCAGGGCCGTGGTGCACCACGAGGTGATTCCCGGGCATGGCTTGCAGCGTTTCATGATGGAGCGCTACCGCACGCATCGCGACTTGTTCTACACGCCCTTCTGGATGGAGGGCTGGGCGCTCTACTGGGAGATGCGGCTGTGGGACATGGACTTTGCGCAGGGCCCCGAAGACCGCGTGGGCATGCTGTTCTGGCGCATGCACCGCTGTGCGCGCATCATCTTCAGCCTGCGGTTCCACCTGGGTGAGATCACCGCCGAGGAGGCGGTGGACTACCTGGTCGAGAACGTCGGCCACCTGCGCCGCAATGCCACGGCCGAGGTTCGCCGCTCGGTCAACGGCGACTATCCCCCGCTCTACCAGGCGGCGTACATGCTGGGTGGGCTGCAGTTCCGGGCGCTGCACGAGGAACTGGTCGAGACCGGCGACATGACCGAGCGCGAGTTCCACGACGCCGTGCTGCGGCACAACGCCATTGCGGTGGAAGCGTTGCGGGCCATCCTTCGCGGCGAGGAACTCGGGAAGGATCACGCGGCATCCTGGTACTTCGCCGGCGACATCGATCTGGAGGGGAACTGA
- a CDS encoding type II secretion system protein has protein sequence MMRQAIGRRGFTMIELLVVVLIISVLIALGLAVGSRVVEGGKVSQTRDLLKTLDNVLNSYEQATDSAPPASIIDPRLPEGAVTGTVIYFPMADAVDDSTGTPINSVGVFLAEATRVSGVSNLLEGLDTKNYREFAYGTAPDPMPGDSEPLLPTVLDAWGNPIRFVHPAFHGVRRSAEAVDAILGPAPSPATGYFPSDIRRDPAQGDADGGLTTNSRPYFYSAGPDGDPSTVEDNVYLVEPKIQN, from the coding sequence ATGATGCGGCAAGCGATCGGCCGGCGTGGCTTTACGATGATCGAGTTGCTCGTGGTGGTGCTGATCATCTCGGTGCTCATCGCCCTGGGCCTGGCCGTGGGCTCGCGCGTGGTCGAGGGCGGCAAGGTCAGCCAGACGCGCGACCTGCTCAAGACCCTCGATAACGTGCTCAACAGCTACGAGCAGGCGACCGACTCGGCCCCGCCGGCGTCGATCATCGATCCGCGGCTGCCCGAGGGCGCCGTGACGGGCACGGTCATCTACTTCCCGATGGCCGACGCCGTCGATGATTCGACGGGCACGCCCATCAACAGCGTGGGCGTGTTCCTGGCCGAGGCCACGCGGGTCTCGGGCGTCTCGAACCTGCTCGAGGGGCTGGACACCAAGAACTACCGCGAGTTTGCCTACGGGACCGCGCCCGATCCGATGCCCGGTGACAGCGAGCCGCTGCTGCCCACCGTGCTCGATGCCTGGGGCAACCCGATTCGGTTCGTGCACCCGGCGTTCCACGGCGTCCGCCGCTCGGCCGAGGCCGTGGATGCCATCCTGGGCCCGGCTCCGAGCCCCGCCACGGGATACTTCCCGTCGGACATCCGCCGCGATCCGGCCCAGGGTGATGCCGATGGGGGCCTGACGACCAACAGCCGGCCTTATTTCTACTCGGCGGGCCCGGACGGCGATCCATCGACGGTCGAGGACAACGTGTACCTGGTCGAGCCCAAGATCCAGAACTGA